The sequence TCAGATCGTTACCTCTCCGCTCAGCGAAGGGGGAGAAAAACCATTCATCCCGGTTGGGATCGGCTATTGCCGAGATGTCATCATCAAAGCCCAGGACGACGCGGTGATGAAGTTTTGCAAGGACCGGCACCTCAATACGGTGAGGCTTTCCTTTTACCTTCTCAACTTCAATGGCAAGAAGGACCGGCCTATCGATGTCGAGGCCCACATCCGAGATTTCATCGATCCTGTCGTTGAGGCGGCACGCAGGCACAAGATGTATGTGATCCTGGATGATCACGAGTACCTGAGCGCGCCGATCGATGAAGCCACCGCTCGCGAGAAGCAGAACGCAAAGATCTGGGATGAAGCCACCATCCAAAAGTGGATCGACGGATGGGTGGCGGTCGCCACGCACTACCGCGACAACCCTTATGTGCTCGGGTACGAACTGATGAATGAGCCGCACGATATCACCCCGCAGGCCGCGCGAGACGCCTTGACCCGCTGCCTGAAAGCGATTCGTGAGGTGGACAAAAAGCACATCGTTCTCCTTGGAAATAACAACTGGTCCCACTCCCGTTCGATGGAAAAAACCTGGGGAGAAACTGCCTCTACCGTCGATGCGCCTTACAACAACGTCGTTTTTGCCTTCCACGATTATCCCGAGGATGATCACCCGTGGAAGGTTGAAAAGAACATCACCGCGTTCCGGGATAAACATAATGTCCCCGTGCTTTGCACGGAATTCGGCGCCACGCATTGGAACAAGAGCGAGACCGTATGCCGGGAATTTGAGACGGGCATGGTGACTGTCTTTGCCAAGGAGAACGTCGGCTGGATGATATGGGCGCTTGGCAAGCTCGAGGACAATCCCCGCAACTCCTACAATGAAGTGGACAAAGTCGGCATGGGCCCTCCGCGCCAGTATGATTCCTGCGCCTACAGCGACATCTGGATCCCGGCGGCCCGCATCCTGGCCAGTCCATTTCCGGAGCCTGCCGGGGCAGCCGCAGCTAAATAGTCAAAATAACGGCGCCGACTGCTCTTTATCGATGCCAGCTCCCCGAATCCTTATCGAAATGAAAAAATATCGCGTATTGTTCCTTGTCCTGCTGCTGCCAATGATCGCGCGCTGCGAGGAGCCTATTGTTGAGTTGTTTCCACCGACCGTGACCTCAAAATACAAGGGAGGCTGCGGCACGTTTGGGAAGGCAAGCGTCGAGCCGCGGCAGGGTGAAGCACCGATTAATCTCACGGTCACCGCCTGGAAGTCTGGAATCATGTGGTGGTTCGCCAACCATACCCAGATACCTCGTGGAGCTGTCGAGTCTTGGGGGAACTATGCCATCCGGGTCGAGTTTCGAATGCTGGACAACGCCCAAAACGTCACGGTAAAGGCCTCCTGGAGAGGCGTGGCTGAGCCAGCGATATTCTCGGAGCAGACAATGGCCTCCGTGGATGTCGAGGCTAATGCCTGGACTGCGATCACCCTTCCTGCGCCGGACATTTCGGCTTGGGACGCTGATCGTATCAATGGGCTCGGTCTGGAGTTTCCTGAAGGGCATTACGAGATACGCAAAATCGATATCGTCCCGGCGCCCTGACCATCCTTTCCAAAAGGAAATAACTTTCCATTTCGGCTGTGGAACTCTTGCGAGGCGTTCCACGGTGCGGTATTTTTTCCTGCCTCCCAGGCTTGAGACCGCCGCATGCCCTCGAATACCCCTACCCAGAAAGACATTGCTGAGGCCGCAAGAGTTTCCGGATCGACTGTCAGCCGAGCTTTGCGCAATGATCCCACCATTCCCTCGGAGACCCGCGAGAGAATCATGCGCGTGGCGCGGGATCTCGGCTATCGCCCAAACCCATTCGTTAACGCGAACATGCTCAATGTTCGACGTCCCAATCGCAAACACACAAAAGCGATCCTGGCCTACATCACCCCGATTCCCCTCAACGAATATTTCGCGATCGTTCCGCAGAGGGAAATCTCCTACAACGGCGCCTGCAAGCGGGCCGACGAACTCGGCTTTCAGGTCGATCCCGTGCCGATCAAGGAGAACGGCGTCTACCTGAGCAGCAGGCGGTGCACGGAGATCCTGCTGGCCCGGGGCGTTCAGGGGATCGTTTTTGCCATGTTTGAGAATCCCTATGTTCGCTTCCATCTGGACTGGGATCGTTTTGCCGTCGCCACCCACGATTTTCGCATGGTTCAGCCGCGCTTTTCCGAGGCTGGGTCGAACCACTATCTGAATACCCAAAAGATCCTCCGCAACCTCAACCACCTCCGTTACAAACGAATCGGCCTGGCCATTCCTGCCCGGGCCGATCGATACACGCAGGGAGCCTTTAGCGCGGCGTTTTGCCTCTACCGGGACACTCAGCCGAAGGTTAATCAGATCGCGCGGTTCACCCCCAGCGCGCTGAAGGATTGGAACCGTGAAAATTTCCTCAGCTGGTACAAGAAGGCGAAACCGGATGCGATCATCTGCATCTCAGACGACATCCTGAGCTGGCTTCAGGACGCCGGAGTGAGTGTGCCTCAGGATGTCGGCCTGGCCAGTCTGGCCTGGGAGCGCGAAAAAGAGCCTGCCGGCTGGAGCGGGATATACCAGCAGCACGAAATGGTCGGAGCCGCAGCTGTCCAGCTCGTTGTCGATCAGCTGATGCTAAACGAGCGCGGAAAGCCCCGCTATCCCAAAACCATCCTCATCGACGGCGAATGGGTCCCCGGGAGTACTCTTTGCCAGCAGGGACTCTGAACGCCTTCTGCGAGTTCTCCCGTCGAACATTGCGTGGTAATCCAGCAGCCCGTGACCCTCTTTTACGCAACGACATGCATAAACCGCCGGTTGTTAACCAGGATCGGGCGTATTTATTACGTATGAGACCCTCATGAGAACACTCCTCCCCAACGCAATTCGCTCGCGCGCCTGCGGCTTTAGCCTGGTGGAAATCGTGCTCGCCATCGGTATCACCTCGTTTGCCCTCATTGCAACGCTCGGCCTCCTTCCGGTGGGACTCAACAGCCTCCGCGAATCCAGCACGCAGACCGCCGTCGCCAATATCTCCCAGTATATCCGAGGAGAGCTTCAGCAGATATCATTTAACCCCCAAGCCTCCTTCAACGTTCAAAACCTGAACTCGGCGACATATTACTTTACCAAGGATGGAGTGAAGACGGACGCCGGTAGCGGATACTATCAGGCCAAATTTGATCTGACCAATGGCTCCGTGGGAGGAAATACCTTTAACGCCACCTCGGCCCAAAATATCAAGGTGACGCTTTCCTATCCCGCGACAGCGGCAGCCGCCGCCCGAAAAACCTTCGTTTTTTCGCTGTTCGCCGCGCGGCAATCGAACCAGTAGTTCTCCACCCTGCCG comes from Terrimicrobium sacchariphilum and encodes:
- a CDS encoding glycoside hydrolase family 5 protein, with the protein product MIRSHLKRLLPRFLALLCLAAAPATAQTKPVAAPVATPSPAEDAIWLKVKGDQIVTSPLSEGGEKPFIPVGIGYCRDVIIKAQDDAVMKFCKDRHLNTVRLSFYLLNFNGKKDRPIDVEAHIRDFIDPVVEAARRHKMYVILDDHEYLSAPIDEATAREKQNAKIWDEATIQKWIDGWVAVATHYRDNPYVLGYELMNEPHDITPQAARDALTRCLKAIREVDKKHIVLLGNNNWSHSRSMEKTWGETASTVDAPYNNVVFAFHDYPEDDHPWKVEKNITAFRDKHNVPVLCTEFGATHWNKSETVCREFETGMVTVFAKENVGWMIWALGKLEDNPRNSYNEVDKVGMGPPRQYDSCAYSDIWIPAARILASPFPEPAGAAAAK
- a CDS encoding LacI family DNA-binding transcriptional regulator; translated protein: MPSNTPTQKDIAEAARVSGSTVSRALRNDPTIPSETRERIMRVARDLGYRPNPFVNANMLNVRRPNRKHTKAILAYITPIPLNEYFAIVPQREISYNGACKRADELGFQVDPVPIKENGVYLSSRRCTEILLARGVQGIVFAMFENPYVRFHLDWDRFAVATHDFRMVQPRFSEAGSNHYLNTQKILRNLNHLRYKRIGLAIPARADRYTQGAFSAAFCLYRDTQPKVNQIARFTPSALKDWNRENFLSWYKKAKPDAIICISDDILSWLQDAGVSVPQDVGLASLAWEREKEPAGWSGIYQQHEMVGAAAVQLVVDQLMLNERGKPRYPKTILIDGEWVPGSTLCQQGL
- the vccB gene encoding Verru_Chthon cassette protein B, whose product is MRTLLPNAIRSRACGFSLVEIVLAIGITSFALIATLGLLPVGLNSLRESSTQTAVANISQYIRGELQQISFNPQASFNVQNLNSATYYFTKDGVKTDAGSGYYQAKFDLTNGSVGGNTFNATSAQNIKVTLSYPATAAAAARKTFVFSLFAARQSNQ